Proteins encoded in a region of the Atopobium sp. oral taxon 416 genome:
- a CDS encoding transposase, translating to MAATREVLPGAAWAALPGPLLAQRVQGHPQGSVRRPKGEAGREAQLPSAPEERHRCDEILADLRDVASRAVRVLIAAMRLYMRTSNYLERLNREIERHACFVGVFPSKASAIRLIESVLTEENECSSTQRKSYYG from the coding sequence GTGGCGGCCACAAGGGAGGTGCTGCCCGGTGCCGCCTGGGCAGCGCTGCCAGGCCCACTGCTCGCGCAACGTGTGCAAGGCCACCCCCAAGGGAGTGTGCGCCGGCCTAAGGGGGAAGCTGGTCGAGAGGCTCAACTGCCAAGCGCACCGGAGGAGAGGCACAGGTGCGACGAGATACTGGCAGACTTGCGCGACGTTGCCTCAAGGGCGGTGAGGGTACTGATCGCCGCGATGCGCCTGTACATGAGGACGTCCAACTACCTGGAGAGGCTGAACAGGGAGATAGAGAGGCACGCCTGCTTTGTCGGGGTCTTCCCGAGTAAGGCGTCAGCGATCAGGCTGATCGAGTCGGTCCTTACCGAGGAGAACGAGTGCAGCTCGACGCAGAGGAAGAGCTACTACGGATAG
- a CDS encoding DUF1097 domain-containing protein: MRHRSSITFLVIATIERTSEVKSRLVVTSLATAVLCTIWMLLGPAVGLIGWAGFAGCTSYFAYPKSGPKALPLILCCVLCGSAFAFISLFVGGLFLDPRVSQAVSLVMTCVTTYFMCADAHFKYLSYVPGTFFGSFSTFAAGGNPMIIPSLVIGVLLGLACDMCGQKLANSICK, from the coding sequence ATGCGTCACCGATCCTCTATCACTTTCTTGGTGATAGCAACCATAGAAAGGACCTCCGAAGTGAAATCCCGTCTTGTTGTTACCTCCCTCGCCACTGCTGTTCTCTGCACCATCTGGATGCTTCTCGGACCCGCTGTGGGCTTAATTGGTTGGGCAGGATTCGCCGGCTGCACCTCTTATTTTGCGTACCCCAAAAGCGGTCCCAAGGCCTTACCGCTGATCTTGTGCTGTGTTCTGTGCGGCAGTGCCTTTGCCTTTATCTCGCTCTTTGTGGGAGGCCTCTTCCTCGATCCGAGAGTCTCGCAGGCAGTGTCGTTGGTGATGACATGCGTGACGACCTACTTCATGTGCGCGGATGCCCATTTCAAGTACCTCTCTTACGTGCCGGGTACCTTCTTCGGCTCCTTCTCTACCTTTGCCGCAGGCGGCAATCCGATGATCATCCCTTCACTTGTTATCGGTGTCTTGCTTGGTCTCGCCTGTGACATGTGCGGACAGAAGCTCGCCAACAGCATCTGTAAGTAA
- the pflA gene encoding pyruvate formate-lyase-activating protein: MIGHIHSVESFGSADGPGVRYLIFLQGCPMRCRYCHNPDIWSFTGGTDMSADELLDKAKRYRAYWGPEGGITVSGGEALSQVSFVRELFEKAHVLGINTCLDTSLAPFTTKEPFYSEFQNLMHSTNLVLADIKHIDPVEHQKLTGHPNTNILEALRWLSDHDVPVWIRQVLVPGITDVDKYLERTRDFIATLHNVKRVEVLPYHTLGIYKWDALHIPYTLRDVKPPSPQRVERAQRILSDKPSTIEED, translated from the coding sequence ATGATCGGTCATATACATTCCGTTGAATCGTTTGGTTCGGCCGATGGCCCCGGGGTCCGGTACCTGATCTTTCTGCAGGGCTGTCCCATGCGTTGCCGCTACTGCCACAATCCGGACATCTGGAGCTTCACCGGTGGTACCGATATGAGCGCCGATGAGCTGCTCGATAAAGCTAAACGTTACCGTGCCTATTGGGGACCGGAAGGCGGCATCACTGTCTCAGGCGGCGAAGCCCTCTCACAGGTCAGCTTTGTCCGTGAGCTCTTTGAGAAGGCCCATGTACTCGGCATTAATACCTGCCTCGACACTTCACTTGCTCCCTTTACCACCAAGGAGCCGTTCTACAGCGAGTTCCAGAACCTGATGCACTCAACCAATCTGGTCCTCGCAGATATCAAACATATCGATCCGGTCGAGCACCAAAAGCTTACCGGACATCCCAACACAAACATTCTTGAAGCACTGCGGTGGCTCTCTGACCACGACGTACCGGTCTGGATCCGTCAGGTCTTGGTCCCGGGTATCACGGACGTCGATAAGTACCTTGAGCGTACCCGTGACTTTATCGCCACCCTGCACAATGTGAAACGCGTCGAAGTGCTCCCCTATCACACCCTCGGCATCTACAAGTGGGATGCGCTCCATATCCCCTATACCTTACGCGACGTGAAACCTCCCTCCCCGCAACGGGTTGAGCGGGCGCAGCGCATCTTATCCGATAAACCATCCACTATCGAGGAGGATTAG
- a CDS encoding helix-turn-helix domain-containing protein — MHKRYDRSSLAKRRSIEHGLDSKHSICSIAKDFDRVPSTVKREVRHHVVYIVPKGEPGEPKDKDCQRDHLWQPPQCCCGCMRYTTEVCHYRIHVAYMVKYAQTLADEMRHRYERRGYSAHSCPHTR; from the coding sequence ATGCACAAGCGATATGACAGATCGAGCCTTGCGAAAAGAAGATCCATTGAGCATGGGCTAGATTCAAAACACTCTATCTGTTCCATCGCAAAAGACTTTGATAGAGTACCCTCTACAGTGAAGAGAGAGGTTAGACACCACGTGGTCTACATAGTACCTAAGGGAGAGCCCGGAGAGCCAAAAGACAAAGACTGTCAAAGAGACCACTTGTGGCAGCCACCGCAGTGTTGCTGCGGGTGTATGAGATACACAACAGAGGTATGCCACTACCGCATCCATGTAGCCTATATGGTGAAATACGCACAAACGCTTGCAGATGAAATGCGGCATCGATATGAGCGAAGAGGATACAGCGCACACAGTTGCCCACATACAAGATAA
- a CDS encoding transposase yields the protein MPRLRPSCSTTTSASEAALMTEMAEMAVAGVFTVKVGRVVEEVCERSFSKHSVFEAHAELDPAIRAFCDWPLKGE from the coding sequence ATGCCCCGTTTGAGACCCTCGTGTTCGACAACTACAAGCGCAAGCGAGGCTGCCCTTATGACCGAGATGGCCGAGATGGCCGTCGCGGGCGTCTTTACAGTGAAGGTGGGCAGGGTCGTAGAGGAGGTCTGCGAAAGGTCGTTCTCCAAGCACTCCGTCTTTGAGGCTCACGCCGAGCTGGACCCCGCTATCAGGGCGTTTTGTGATTGGCCCCTTAAGGGCGAGTAG
- a CDS encoding Crp/Fnr family transcriptional regulator, translating into MGTPLCPYQSCSYRATGDCCMNHIRLFSHLDSGAKRELMRCAHQSDYPKGSVIVHESDPIESIFIIRKGRIKTYRLSEDGEEYILDILHDGQALWHGMFLQDHTYHYSAACLTEVSVCSIRRTDFESFISAHPEVAMHLVETLSTELDDAEEKITILSIHSPKSRLARYLLHRNDRCLHQEIHLRLDEIAASVNLRPETVSRILSAFEKDGLVKRIGRGHLKVINRAALAQVSKE; encoded by the coding sequence ATGGGAACTCCCCTTTGTCCCTACCAGTCCTGCTCGTACCGTGCCACCGGTGACTGTTGCATGAACCACATCCGACTTTTCTCCCATCTGGACAGCGGAGCTAAGCGTGAGCTGATGCGCTGCGCCCACCAGAGCGACTACCCCAAAGGCTCCGTGATCGTGCATGAGAGCGATCCGATCGAGTCGATCTTCATCATCCGAAAGGGCCGCATCAAGACCTACCGCCTAAGCGAAGACGGCGAAGAATACATCCTCGATATCCTACACGACGGACAGGCTCTATGGCACGGAATGTTTTTACAGGATCACACCTACCACTACAGCGCTGCCTGCCTGACTGAGGTCAGTGTGTGCAGCATCCGCAGAACGGACTTTGAGTCATTCATCTCCGCACATCCCGAGGTCGCGATGCACCTCGTCGAGACGCTGAGCACCGAGCTCGACGATGCGGAGGAAAAGATCACGATCTTAAGCATCCACTCCCCCAAGAGCCGCCTAGCGCGCTATCTGCTCCACAGAAATGACCGTTGTCTCCACCAGGAGATCCATCTGAGGCTCGATGAGATCGCTGCCTCAGTCAACCTACGCCCTGAGACCGTCTCCCGTATCCTCTCCGCCTTTGAGAAGGATGGGTTAGTCAAACGCATCGGACGCGGGCATCTGAAAGTGATCAACCGAGCTGCCTTAGCCCAAGTCAGCAAAGAATAA
- a CDS encoding transposase, whose product MALALIIAGEIGDDKRFDGAYQLMAYVGMDPTKSKSGKSVASGKSHVQARCGRSQVGPHAGYRLCAQIRPITSATTTPTGKAKTKKAPLPSPRRCCLQAHGRVSSPHEGAAPLGTINPNIFRRAASSLFYI is encoded by the coding sequence ATCGCGCTGGCCTTAATTATCGCAGGCGAGATTGGAGACGATAAGCGCTTCGATGGTGCCTACCAGCTCATGGCCTATGTTGGCATGGACCCTACCAAAAGTAAGTCCGGTAAGAGTGTGGCATCGGGTAAAAGCCATGTCCAAGCGCGCTGCGGCAGATCTCAGGTGGGCCCTCATGCAGGCTACAGACTGTGTGCGCAGATACGACCCATAACTTCGGCGACTACTACGCCAACAGGGAAGGCGAAGACAAAAAAAGCACCACTGCCTAGCCCTCGCAGGTGTTGCTTGCAAGCTCATGGGCGTGTGTCTAGCCCTCATGAAGGAGCAGCGCCCCTGGGCACCATCAACCCGAACATCTTCAGGAGGGCGGCAAGTAGCCTTTTCTACATCTGA
- the pflB gene encoding formate C-acetyltransferase, whose translation METAAWKGFAPGLWTDEVNVRDFIQRNYTPYDGDESFLAGPTEATMTLWNKVQDLQKEERKRSGVLDCETEVVSGLTAYGPGYIDPKAKDLERIVGLQTDKPLKRAFMPYGGIRMAEEAAKSYGYKINEKYHKIFNEYRKTHNQAVFDAYTPEMRLARHSHVITGLPDTYGRGRIVGDYRRVALYGIDFLISQKQHDLANCGDGTMTDDVIRLREEIAEQIRALKGMKEMAKIYGFDISKPATNAQEAVQWLYFGYLAAIKTQNGAAMSVGRISTFLDIYLDRDLKAGRISEADAQELIDHLTMKFRMVKFARIPSYNELFSGDPVWATLEVAGMGQDGRSQVTKTDFRFLHTLENMGPAPEPNLTVLYSDRLPIAFRKYAAKISIQTSSIQYENDDVMRPVWGDDYSICCCVSATETGKEMQFFGARANLAKCLNYAINGGKDVKFDDKNGNHLQVGPEYAPITSEYLDYDEVMHKFDLMMDWLVDLYVNTLNLIQYMHDKYYYESAEMALIDTNVRRTFATGIAGFSHVVDSLSAIKYAHVKTIRDESGAVVDYKVEGDFPRYGNDDDRADDIAVWLLKTFMTKVKKHHTYRNSKPTTSILTITSNVVYGKATGALPDGRKAFTPFAPGANPSYGAEKNGLLASLNSVAKLPYEYALDGISNTQTINPFALGNDLHQRQENLVHVLDGYFKQGAHHLNVNVFGTEKLRDAMEHPEKPEYANFTIRVSGYAVKFIDLTREQQLDVLARTCHDHV comes from the coding sequence ATGGAAACAGCAGCATGGAAGGGCTTTGCCCCGGGGCTTTGGACCGACGAGGTCAATGTCCGCGACTTCATCCAGAGGAACTATACGCCGTATGACGGCGATGAGAGTTTCCTCGCAGGCCCGACTGAGGCGACGATGACCCTGTGGAACAAGGTACAGGATCTGCAGAAAGAGGAGCGCAAACGCAGTGGTGTCCTCGACTGCGAGACTGAAGTCGTGAGCGGCCTCACCGCCTACGGCCCGGGCTACATAGATCCTAAGGCCAAGGACCTCGAGCGCATCGTCGGCCTCCAAACCGACAAACCTCTGAAGCGTGCCTTTATGCCCTACGGCGGCATCAGAATGGCTGAGGAAGCTGCTAAATCCTACGGCTATAAGATCAACGAGAAGTACCACAAGATCTTCAACGAGTACCGCAAGACCCACAACCAGGCAGTCTTTGACGCCTATACCCCCGAAATGCGTTTGGCCCGTCACTCCCACGTAATCACTGGACTCCCCGACACGTATGGCCGTGGCCGTATCGTCGGTGACTATCGACGCGTCGCCCTCTACGGTATCGATTTCCTCATCTCCCAGAAACAGCACGACCTTGCGAACTGCGGGGACGGAACAATGACGGACGACGTGATCCGCTTGCGTGAGGAGATCGCCGAGCAGATCCGCGCCCTCAAGGGCATGAAGGAGATGGCAAAGATCTACGGCTTCGATATCTCCAAGCCCGCTACCAACGCCCAGGAAGCAGTGCAGTGGCTCTACTTCGGGTACCTCGCCGCGATCAAGACTCAGAACGGCGCCGCCATGTCCGTCGGCAGAATCTCAACCTTCCTCGATATCTATCTCGACCGTGACCTCAAGGCCGGCCGCATCAGTGAGGCAGATGCCCAGGAGCTAATCGACCATCTGACCATGAAGTTTAGAATGGTGAAGTTCGCTCGCATCCCCTCCTACAATGAGCTCTTCTCCGGCGACCCCGTCTGGGCCACCCTGGAGGTTGCCGGCATGGGTCAGGACGGCCGCTCCCAGGTTACCAAGACCGACTTCAGGTTCCTGCACACCCTTGAGAACATGGGGCCTGCCCCGGAGCCCAACCTCACGGTCCTTTACTCTGACCGGCTACCCATCGCCTTCCGCAAGTACGCTGCCAAGATTTCGATCCAAACCTCCTCGATCCAGTATGAAAACGACGATGTCATGCGTCCGGTCTGGGGCGACGACTACAGCATCTGCTGCTGCGTCTCCGCCACAGAGACTGGCAAAGAGATGCAGTTCTTCGGCGCCCGCGCCAACCTCGCCAAGTGCCTCAACTATGCGATCAACGGCGGCAAGGACGTCAAGTTCGACGATAAGAATGGCAACCACCTGCAGGTCGGCCCCGAGTACGCCCCGATCACCTCAGAGTATCTAGACTACGATGAGGTCATGCACAAGTTCGATCTGATGATGGACTGGTTGGTCGATCTCTATGTCAATACCTTGAACCTCATTCAGTATATGCACGACAAGTACTACTACGAGTCTGCAGAGATGGCGCTGATCGACACAAACGTCCGCCGTACCTTCGCTACCGGCATCGCCGGCTTCTCCCATGTCGTAGACTCCCTATCTGCCATCAAGTACGCCCACGTGAAGACAATCCGCGATGAGAGCGGCGCGGTCGTCGACTACAAAGTCGAGGGGGACTTCCCGCGCTACGGCAACGACGATGACAGAGCTGACGATATCGCCGTGTGGCTCTTGAAGACGTTCATGACAAAGGTGAAAAAGCACCACACCTACCGCAATTCTAAGCCTACGACATCCATCCTGACCATCACCTCGAACGTGGTGTACGGCAAAGCGACTGGCGCACTCCCTGACGGCAGAAAAGCCTTCACACCATTTGCCCCGGGTGCCAATCCCTCCTACGGCGCAGAGAAAAACGGCCTGCTTGCTTCACTCAACTCAGTCGCCAAGCTCCCCTACGAGTACGCCTTAGACGGTATCTCCAACACGCAGACGATCAATCCCTTCGCTCTGGGCAATGACTTGCATCAGCGTCAAGAGAACCTCGTCCACGTCCTCGACGGATACTTCAAGCAGGGCGCCCACCACCTCAATGTCAACGTCTTCGGCACTGAGAAGCTCCGTGACGCAATGGAGCACCCCGAGAAGCCTGAGTATGCCAACTTCACGATCCGTGTCTCAGGCTATGCGGTGAAGTTTATCGACCTCACCCGTGAGCAGCAGCTCGATGTCCTCGCCCGCACCTGCCACGACCACGTATAA
- a CDS encoding tRNA (cytidine(34)-2'-O)-methyltransferase, whose protein sequence is MFNVVLVEPEIPANTGNIGRTCVLAGARLHLAGPLGFSLQEKALRRAGLAYWESLNLAVYNDWDEFVQKNPVVEQALQENTATTAQDVEDIHVHLLTKAGKRVYSSSTYHEGDYLIFGKESAGLSRDLLSAHPSLCERIPMRGDDALKNADTWHETFDNLHPDLQRDIAGNFVDPRASVVTSLNLSNSAAIVLYEALRQTGFQGCDIQLYN, encoded by the coding sequence ATGTTCAACGTTGTGCTCGTAGAACCGGAGATCCCCGCTAATACGGGGAATATCGGCCGTACCTGTGTTTTAGCAGGTGCACGACTCCACCTGGCTGGACCTTTAGGCTTTTCCCTTCAAGAAAAAGCGCTGCGGCGTGCCGGCCTCGCCTACTGGGAAAGCTTGAATCTGGCCGTCTATAATGACTGGGATGAATTCGTACAGAAGAACCCAGTCGTGGAACAGGCACTGCAGGAGAATACCGCCACTACTGCGCAGGATGTTGAGGATATACATGTCCACTTACTGACTAAGGCGGGCAAGCGTGTGTATTCCTCTTCCACCTATCACGAGGGGGACTACCTGATCTTCGGTAAAGAGAGTGCCGGGCTTTCGAGAGACTTGCTTTCAGCGCATCCCTCCCTGTGTGAGCGCATCCCAATGCGTGGGGACGATGCGCTCAAGAATGCGGATACGTGGCATGAGACCTTCGACAATCTCCACCCTGATCTCCAACGTGATATCGCAGGCAACTTCGTAGATCCCCGAGCGAGTGTCGTCACGTCCCTCAACCTCTCCAACTCTGCCGCAATCGTGCTCTACGAAGCGCTGAGGCAGACTGGTTTCCAGGGGTGCGACATACAACTCTACAATTGA